The following are from one region of the Lolium rigidum isolate FL_2022 unplaced genomic scaffold, APGP_CSIRO_Lrig_0.1 contig_20310_1, whole genome shotgun sequence genome:
- the LOC124680590 gene encoding 11-beta-hydroxysteroid dehydrogenase B-like, which yields MDRVLTALMDLVVPPASMVMLAFAWPTLAFLRAAEWAVKALTKEDMRDKVVLVTGASSAIGEQVAYEYARRGASLVLVARREHRLFAVRDNARALGAGQVLVVAADVVREDDCRRLVADTISYFGQLDHLVNTVSLGHDFYFEEAGDTTAFPHLMDINFWGNVYPTYAALPYLRRSHGRIVVNASVETWLPMPRMSLYSAAKAAVIDFYETLRYEVKDDVGITVATHGWIGGEPGAGRFALEEGAPAAATDQTQTQTQPHLKVDAPELPAAAAAQVEAYARAVVDGACRGDARVRRPGWYDVFLVFRAFAPDVLAWTFRLLLSTAAPAPAAPRAVVAPAGVAAAALPAPPVRPLIEYPVTAAGRRPAGAVAQLHKLE from the exons ATGGACCGCGTTCTCACCGCGCTGATGGACCTGGTGGTGCCGCCGGCGAGCATGGTGATGCTAGCCTTCGCGTGGCCCACGCTCGCCTTCCTCCGCGCCGCCGAGTGGGCCGTCAAGGCGCTCACCAAGGAGGACATGCGCGACAAGGTGGTCCTCGTCACCGGCGCCTCCTCCGCCATCGGCGAGCAGGTGGCGTACGAGTACGCGCGGCGCGGCGCCAGCCTGGTGCTGGTGGCGCGGCGGGAGCACCGGCTCTTCGCGGTCCGGGACAACGCGCGCGCGCTGGGGGCGGGCCaggtgctcgtcgtcgccgccgacgtcgtcAGGGAGGACGACTGCCGCAGGCTCGTCGCCGACACCATCAGCTACTTCGGGCAGC TGGATCACCTCGTCAACACGGTGAGCCTGGGCCACGACTTCTACTTCGAGGAGGCCGGCGACACCACCGCGTTCCCTCACCTCATG GACATCAACTTCTGGGGGAACGTGTACCCGACGTACGCCGCGCTGCCGTACCTGCGCCGGAGCCACGGCCGGATCGTTGTCAACGCCTCCGTCGAGACCTGGCTGCCCATGCCACGGATGAGCCTCTACTCC gcggcgaaggcggcggtgATCGACTTCTACGAGACGCTGCGGTACGAGGTGAAGGACGACGTGGGCATCACCGTGGCCACGCACGGCTGGATCGGCGGCGAGCCCGGCGCCGGCAGGTTCGCGCTCGAGGAAGGCGCGCCCGCGGCCGCTACGGACCAGACGCAGACGCAGACGCAGCCCCACCTGAAGGTCGACGCGCCggagctgccggcggcggcagccgcgCAGGTGGAGGCGTACGCGCGGGCGGTGGTGGACGGCGCGTGCCGCGGGGACGCCAGGGTGCGGCGGCCCGGCTGGTACGACGTGTTCCTCGTCTTCCGCGCCTTCGCGCCCGACGTGCTCGCCTGGACGTTCCGCCTGCTGCTGTCCACGGCGGCGCCTGCGCCTGCTGCTCCGCGGGCGGTCGTTGCTCCCGCGGGTGTCGCGGCCGCGGCGCTGCCGGCTCCGCCTGTCCGGCCGCTGATCGAGTACCCGGTCACCGCGGCGGGTCGCAGGCCGGCCGGCGCGGTGGcccagctgcacaagctcgagtgA
- the LOC124680597 gene encoding uncharacterized protein LOC124680597 produces MVVGASSLPRWGSCSLHGLNTEVRTGLDRDALPGASGGGIRIPPYFWGESQVPDAELGFPVYTGYSEARALIGEGATADLTRLSRQAQDMVAEMFASIGGGQEEAASGPRVVQLRLSPELALWKNTQHAIGNVLPPKGKGLRQASPQVLAQLGATDWPEAITTNNALFGGGSTAMLIGAADLHTMFSNYVTDMAVYYEYGYNHVFPHLHGMLQDGLADAHALATPCGQERREAVAVGLPYIQGKIAMEVADRTRLKDFSAQMDRRAAQIIFLFDCSVLGIGAEATARGFDAGAVMSDLILSVNSHDVLDVGSDLVNSEIMNSFLNVADIAASGVVSEPALRAIYDAYAATGARLFTQRWHEPSARMVANEYIWHIANDRHMLFRRALLGWPKARKSPASPQREADFDEVFDADFHTTGFSRPIDPEYACDGEETCNHVRRFLDRQDEDLLSSFWWSLVTGPLEYIRQGEVDEKHEEHLIESSRMQMAQLLSKGLVLELTWLLAHASHHAWQVNYMYEAAMFGSILDGGALIGKLDREEKGSID; encoded by the coding sequence ATGGTCGTGGGCGcatcatccttgcctcgatggggTAGCTGCTCTCTCCATGGCCTCAACACGGAGGTCCGCACGGGGCTAGACAGAGACGCTCTCCCAGGCGCTAGCGGCGGCGGCATTAGAATCCCTCCATATTTCTGGGGCGAGAGTCAGGTGCCCGACGCCGAGCTTGGCTTCCCCGTGTACACGGGCTACTCGGAGGCGAGGGCCTTGATCGGCGAGGGAGCCACGGCGGATCTGACAAGGCTGTCACGCCAGGCCCAAGACATGGTGGCCGAGATGTTTGCTAGCATCGGCGGAGGCCAAGAGGAAGCGGCGAGCGGGCCCAGGGTGGTGCAGCTGCGGCTATCGCCGGAGCTCGCCCTGTGGAAAAACACCCAACACGCAATCGGCAACGTGCTTCCACCTAAAGGCAAGGGCCTGAGGCAAGCCTCGCCGCAGGTACTCGCCCAGCTTGGCGCCACCGACTGGCCCGAGGCCATCACCACCAACAATGCCCTGTTCGGCGGTGGCAGCACCGCCATGCTCATTGGCGCCGCCGACCTGCACACCATGTTCTCCAACTATGTGACCGACATGGCCGTTTACTACGAGTATGGGTACAACCACGTGTTCCCTCACCTCCACGGGATGCTGCAGGATGGGCTCGCCGACGCCCACGCGCTGGCCACCCCTTGCGGCCAGGAGCGCCGGGAGGCCGTCGCCGTAGGCCTCCCCTACATCCAGGGCAAGATCGCGATGGAGGTGGCGGACAGAACACGTCTCAAGGACTTCTCCGCGCAGATGGATCGTCGTGCCGCCCAGATCATTTTCCTCTTTGACTGCAGCGTGCTGGGCATTGGAGCCGAGGCCACAGCCCGGGGCTTCGACGCCGGCGCCGTCATGAGCGACCTAATCTTGAGCGTGAACAGCCACGACGTCCTCGACGTGGGCTCCGACTTGGTCAACTCCGAGATCATGAACTCATTCCTCAACGTCGCCGACATCGCCGCCTCGGGCGTCGTGAGCGAGCCGGCGCTCCGGGCCATCTACGACGCATACGCTGCCACGGGCGCCCGGCTGTTCACCCAGAGGTGGCATGAGCCCTCGGCCCGGATGGTCGCCAATGAATACATCTGGCACATCGCCAACGACCGGCACATGCTCTTCCGCCGCGCCCTCCTGGGATGGCCCAAGGCCCGCAAGTCGCCGGCGTCACCCCAGCGTGAGGCCGACTTCGACGAGGTCTTCGACGCCGACTTCCACACCACCGGCTTCAGCAGGCCCATCGACCCTGAATACGCCTGCGACGGCGAGGAAACCtgcaaccatgtgcgccggttccTCGACCGCCAGGATGAAGACCTGCTCAGCAGCTTCTGGTGGTCCCTCGTCACCGGCCCGCTTGAGTACATCCGGCAGGGTGAGGTGGACGAGAAGCACGAGGAGCACCTCATCGAATCCTCGCGCATGCAAATGGCCCAGCTCTTGTCCAAGGGCCTTGTCCTCGAACTGACCTGGCTCCTCGCCCATGCGAGCCACCATGCCTGGCAGGTGAACTACATGTACGAGGCCGCCATGTTTGGAAGCATCTTGGATGGGGGCGCGTTGATAGGCAAGCTTGACCGGGAAGAGAAGGGCTCCATCGACTGA